One stretch of Saccharopolyspora erythraea DNA includes these proteins:
- a CDS encoding helix-turn-helix domain-containing protein — MHPLATAIAPLLEQIGATAVPAEQRAPGDVVLYWEGAPAVAVRLPGEELTSALDRMIAQVEAELGAALPELPRADKQRAVRLLEERGAFTLRKSVEAVAKALGVSRFTVYNYLNREQPGSS; from the coding sequence GTGCATCCGCTCGCTACCGCGATCGCCCCGCTGCTGGAGCAGATCGGCGCCACCGCCGTACCCGCCGAGCAGCGCGCGCCCGGTGACGTCGTCCTGTACTGGGAGGGCGCGCCCGCCGTCGCCGTGCGGCTCCCCGGCGAGGAGCTGACCAGCGCCCTGGACCGCATGATCGCCCAGGTCGAGGCCGAGCTCGGCGCGGCGCTGCCCGAGCTGCCGCGCGCCGACAAGCAGCGCGCGGTGCGACTGCTGGAGGAACGGGGCGCGTTCACGCTGCGCAAGTCGGTGGAAGCGGTCGCGAAGGCGCTCGGCGTCAGCCGCTTCACGGTCTACAACTACCTCAACCGGGAGCAGCCGGGGTCCAGCTGA
- a CDS encoding thiamine-binding protein has protein sequence MILRAEFTTEPFEGEGEPPAHALAARDRLREAGLEPDFGPLGTSITADRETLLPALAAVVETVLDAGAHRITLQVTVDGAPVEES, from the coding sequence ATGATCCTGAGAGCCGAGTTCACCACCGAGCCGTTCGAGGGCGAGGGTGAGCCGCCCGCGCACGCCCTGGCCGCGCGCGACCGCCTGCGCGAGGCGGGCCTGGAGCCCGACTTCGGCCCGCTGGGCACGTCGATCACCGCGGACCGGGAGACACTGCTGCCCGCGCTGGCCGCGGTGGTGGAGACCGTGCTGGACGCCGGGGCGCACCGCATCACCCTGCAAGTCACCGTCGACGGTGCCCCAGTTGAGGAGTCCTAG